Genomic window (Helianthus annuus cultivar XRQ/B chromosome 3, HanXRQr2.0-SUNRISE, whole genome shotgun sequence):
agttgtaaatcggtcgcattgattaaacattcgatcattttatttagacaacacttactccacataatacaaaagcaAAAAGAACTATTATCAGTCAAAGAAGTctaagttgacttggactttgactttgactttgacattcgaaaacacggggtgttacaagaaGAAATTTCACTCAAAAGCTTAACAGACAATGATAAAAGGAAATTCTCATATGAACAGAAGATGATCGCCTTGATTCAACAATCTATCCGAGATGATATATTTTCTTTGTTAAATCATGATGGGTCATCAAAATCGGTTTGGAAGCATTAAGAGTTAAAGCCGAAGGAGGcaaacaaattaaaaagaacaaaattgctttactaaaaaaggaatttgatttataTGATAGCTTAAAGGGAGAGTCTGTGAGGcaaatgattgaacgtttttgTCATTTAAAAATTGAACTCGAAAGGTTTGAGATTGTGAAAACGAGAGAGGAGATAATTGATAAAATCATAGAAGCGTTACCatgagctgatcagtggcaaacgtttgtttttattttgaaaaatgatgtgttatatgataaaatcACCCTCGATGTAttgattgaaaagattgaaactcaTGATCTTGAACAACAGAAACAAAGTAAGATGAGcggttcttcacatcaacaaaATGTGGGTCTTTACTACAAAGGTAACATACCTTCAGTGAAAGCTGGTGATTCACCAAAGACCGGATTCAGCGTTGAAAGGACGAAAGAACCACAAACAAGCTCGTCAAGCTACAATCCAGGATACCATTCATCTTCTTCAAAAGCAAGTTCTGAAGAATCTGAAGAAGTTCTTTGCAACATCGCTCTTAAACTGAAGAATTCCTCGGCTATAAGCATCAATGTAGCAAAACAACAAATGAGTTTTCTGGCATCTGTGTTAGAGTCATACGAAGGTCTAGTGTCTGGGAAAATAGGAAACTCAGAACTgacaaaggaagactacgaccagatcgACCTAGCAGAAATTGAACTCATTGACATATGCTGGTGTTTAGCAAGTTGCATCTGAAGAGCACagaggtatatggagattactgggaagcAGTCTATTGGTGGTCCGTCAACAAAACTGggattcgacaaatccaaagtgacctgttTCAGATGTAaacaaaagggtcatttcaaaagagaatgcaaaaattCTGAAGTTGACGAAACTGAGAAacctttcaatgatgattattaccgAAAGGCGATTTACCATCATAGCAAAGAAGAGCCGAAAATGATCGAAAATAATCCCAAAGAGAAGTCAAGAGCATGTGCTGTAATCCatgatgatgaagggtatgattggagtgagattcttccagaagaagatcgtgttGATGATCGATTCACAGCTCATGGCAGAACAATATCAAAAAGCAAACATCGTGCCtttgttgctgaaataaaggagaaaactcgagaagaaatTCTGAGTGAGAAAACTGAAAGAGAAATATTCATTGTTGGGTGCAGAATGGAGATaatgcaggaagagtatgaaaatgCTGTAAGAAATAAAAGATGGGACAAGAAGCGAGAATGTTATGTCAACAGAGATGGTGAACCTGTTGTACACAGGAGGGACATAGTTCATGATGATGTTCTTTTAGTAATTCCTCGATCCGGCGAATACTATTCAAATGTTGAAAAAgataaaacatatgtgaaaaggcTGGATAAAATCATAGGAGATGCCATGACATCAAGTCTGAGGAagagggatgaagagagaatgaagaagaatgttgatgAGATGGTGAACGATTTGAAGAAAGTTGCTGAAGAAGTTAAAGTCGAAGTTGTGAAAGTTGAGGATGTGAAGATAGAAGAGGAAGATAAGGTGATaaaagaagttgttgaagaaAAAGCTGCTACTGAAGAACAgcaagagaagaagaaagaagaaagaagaagaagaagaagaagaagaagaagaagaagaagaagaagtgaagaTGGAAAGTTCGGTTGAAGTGAATAGTGATGCTggtgatgagaaaaagaaagatgatgatcaaACACAGACAGATGCAGAAGAGAACACCGAAGTGctaatcactgaggtaaattctgattctgagatcataaaaaaaatgttgaacagtgcaagaaatgcatggaaacgtgcagagcttgtactgaaaaagacgaAAAGTTCAGAATAAGAGATCTTGAATTTACTAAAATCGAAAatgttttcaaagaaaaatgcaaagaaatgctagaaaatgaaaaggttttaaaagatAATGACGAAAAGATCACACAAAAATGCAAAAGTTtagaaaaggaaaatgaaattttaaaagaaaaagtttcaaaaatgacagaagaatgtgtttaaaaaagaaaatgcatgtcaagaaatgaaaaaaagAATATGATCCAATAAAAttggcatatcacattacaaaagagtcatatgaaaatgtgaaaagtcaaatgaaacttgttcaatccaGATTGAAATActgttctgaaacaactgatacgcttaagcgacagtatgaaataaagcaacaagttgtaaactcttacattgaagatgttgctaagctaaagcgtcagattgctgatttagaataggataacaacaagttaaaaagttatcatgcgtcatcatatgtgcttaaaagaattttcaacataaaaccgggtgatgatgattctgagaaaaacaaaaagggcattggttctgagtatcatcaagttcctccaccggaaaagtttgcattttatgatgatgaaaaggtcgaaaaagctttcaacatggtagatcaattgccagataacattgacgtaacctattccaaatctaatgattctagtgattcaaaggtggtaggtaaggtcgttgaaagtgtgttgaaagaagagtcggttgatacaggtaaagttgaatcacaggatgaaaatgaaggtagttttcatgaagaatatctgaaaaactcaaaatctgagaaaaatttgaatgatgattcaaaaggattggtttataccatgattggatcgacaaattattcttagatgttgtattcccgattcagaatgtgatttcagaaaagattgacaaagttttcaagatggttgagattgaaaagtttgagattccaaagtttgctggaaatggtcacaaatttttttataataaaccTGGTTACAAAAAGAGAAACATGAAAGCTGGTTtaggttataaaaagaaacaaaattggaagaaaaatgaaacgccaaattatcgggcaaaaatgaattttgttcacgaaaacaagttccgaagaagagaaagaactccaatttagacgacagtctaatgaagagttctttgctcaaaagaaaaatcaacaacaacaggtcaaagatgtctcaaagagaacatgttttaaatgtgatcaaactggacatcttgcacgcaagtgtccaaatcttaaacctgttgatgttgaaatgacaaagaagtctgatgatgttgagaaacagaaatctgaggatgtgaaacaaaggtcaaccagatttgtttcaaaacaaacttggaggtacaacacaaacaagtttgcttcgaatcaaacttggaaatcaaacccgaataggttcgattatagacagacctggaattctcacatacccagattaagaacaacacaaagttggaaaacaactgtcGATACAACAAAACCAAACGAGTTTTGGAAACcaactgttgttcaaaatcaaaatgttcaaaaagagtcacatttttacaaacgaggtactcctaaaggtcaaacatggagtgttaagaaacaagtgacttcAGTAGATGATGCTAAAATTGAAAAAGTCTTTGcacaaaatgacaaaaatttcCCGAAGTTAAATGaagcatattgtgttgaaatgcataaggtcaaacagacctgggctaaattgttcaagtgattaaatagttgaatgtgcaggtgctcaagaaatTTGAAGACTGTGTGAAAAACAGAGCAGCATGGCATAACGAGAAGAGAAGGCTGCTAGTCCCTGCGATggttaaacagggagtttgtttggtttctgtacataaataaacaatatttcaaaaaccctaaaaattgaaaaatttaaaaaccaaaaatatgtttttattttgtcaacattttgaaaaatcaaaaatatgtttgtatttaaatttgcaaaaattcaaaaaaaattaaataaaaattacttgaatacgccgaaaccctcacggttgaacaaacatgattaatttcacaagattgaaaaacggttttcaaactgtaaaatatcaatgtgttgtaaatcatgggggtacattatATTTTCTGTAAAATAgagcatgagaagcagaaaatggatggcgagacaaagctatcagtgtcggtttgtcaaattttctctaaatgttttggattttagggggagaaaaaatttcagaaaatacaaaaacattaaaaaatttgaaaaagcacaaaacacatttttgaattGAAAAATATTgagaaaacaacaaaaacatgaaaaaaatgaaaaagagtttttgtgtaaaaagaggaaatgatagtacatcagtagacaatcacagtacgctaaagaaatggaaagtttaatgtgataaacggtctcattgatgatatgccagtaggtttttacacgcttagtggattgttttcgagatataaacttaaatatcaaatactttacttatctcgtggggaacatctctcagatatatgggtaacccccgaaatcttgtttgagagattgcctgattctgagatactaggtctttatactgtttgatatctggagtattatacctggtcttctgattttgcggaagcaatggcctagacctcgtataatactttaagCGCTTttaaagcttaccctctgcataaaaattgaaaaatatcgaaagatattgtcgcgacccccgacccaccctggacggagtcgggagccgtgagcagttccagtggtacccgtggtatttttatgtgacagcggaagtcttttattcaGGATctttcaccgtaaaatgctcgttttaatatattacacaaagttttaggggataaatcccataatttacaataagttgatttcacacagaaatctttattttccaaaacatgttttattggtttattcATACTGAGCCACTTCcatgagcttgatagtgctttactgcacttttcctggatcacacagatcacctgaaacatgtttgaaaaaggttttgtcagcggggaaatactgagtgaatcattctgttttctaaaatgacccgttagttattaatttacagtattaagagcgattacaatgtttctatcaaccaattatcaagaatgggtatttgtcactcgaccggatctgtgactgtggtcataccactattggttcccgtcgccccaatagtgacggttcACTCACACagagtgatactcactcacctagagtgataaaaatagtaatgtgcacaataccccacataccagctgtaatttggtgattacaaagacttaatccctgtaattataaccttgaaaataatttgaggtattgtaatacttactcacaaactgtgagaaaacagtttaaaaagaagaatgactcacattgcagattaacgagcaatagatataagcctactgattagccttgattaaacctagtttaacacaatgcacacacaggcaggttagtaactaatacatcaattacgtcaattcacgagattaaaccttcacaacgattaatcagtgcaatactcgataattcaatcggattcacaacgaataacagagcatagtccgaattcgaacagcactctaatattcaagtcgaaatcacgacgaataatcaaagtacaagctcaattgagcagcacccggattattgttggatagttataatcgatcggacgttgaatcgtaatagcgatcgagttattaccctgattgtggcaggacctcgtgattcgtgtgtgtttgatAATAATCTACGTATAACTCAGTGTATATTATGAGTTTTAACGTCGAAATGAGCAATCTGATTCAGTCCCAGACccccctatttatacccgaatttggtacctcccgcgtgtcgcgacaggtttACCCGTGCCTGTCGCGTATCGCGGGGCACACCCCTAtggcctagggtagccttgtCGTGGGTATAGGCCTGCTGAGTCGCTGTTTTGAGATTTCAGAATTTAGACAACGTATTTCGAAGATaattatcatttagggtttaacccccttgagttttaggggccctgatcctgattctgattattctgaaaattttaaggttagtgcagaattacttgggtgtctcaattagggttttcttattgactaattattgtcctaattattgattttagtggcagttgttacatcctccccaccttgagaaaaatctcgtcctcgagatttactgaaatagatgagggtactttcgcttcatctctgattccagttcccaagtgtactctggtcctctcttggattcccatttgacttttactagcagtagtcgtttgtgcttaagaaacttgatcttccggtcttctatttgtaggggtttctctacgaatttcagcttttcatttacctctatatcttgaagaggtactaccagggattcgtttgataaacatttcttgagattggatacatgaaatacatcatgtactccagctaactcttctggtagttgtaaacgataagcaactggtcctattcgttggcttattggaaatggtcctacgtatctgggactcagttttcctttcttaccgaatcgtactactcctttccaaggagaaacttttaaaagtactttatctccgacttgaaattctaaaggcttgcgacgattgtctgcatagcttttctggcgatcgcgggctgttttcaatctttccttgatctgagttatcttgtcagtagtttcttgtacaatttcaggacctgataattgactttctccgatttctgcccaacatactggagttctgcacttacgtccgtacagtgcttcgaatggtgcagctttgatgcttgaatgataactattgttataggagaattcaattaatggcaaatggctatcccaattaccaccaaagtcaattacacatgctcggagcatgtcttctagagtttgtattgtcctttcactctgtccgtctgtttgtggatgataagcagtacttagatttagtcgagttcccattgctttctgaaaacttgtccagaaatgagaagtaaaacgactatctctatccgatacaatggagagcgggactccatgtagggatactacttcgtccacgtacagttgtgctaacctttccatgctaaaggtttcttttattggtagaaaatgagctgatttggtcaatcgatcgacaattacccaaatagcatcattaccttttctggtcctgggtaacttagtaacaaaatccattgttatgagttcccatttccatacaggcatttctaactgttgtagtagtcctgaaggtttctggtgttcagctttaacttgtgaacaagttaagcacttggatacgtattcggctatatcctttttcattcctatccaccagaaattattccttaaatcttggtacattttattatttcctgggtgcatggtatacctagatttatgagcttcttctaaaatcttatttcttaactctccttgcttaggtacccaaattcgtttcttatggaatttccaaattccatcatttccttgttctagttcttttaggtaacctttcattccttcagcatcatctttgattgctgttttctgaacttctttgatttgtgccattaaatctacttgtagatttaacctcagagcacggactcgtttctgtttctcatggtacttacgacttaaggcgtctgcaactacatttgcctttccttcgtgatattggatatcacagtcgtaatcgcttagcatctccatccatcttctttgcctcatgtttaaatctttttgcccaaatatatatcttaaactcttatgatctgtataaacagtaaacttacttccatacagataatgtctccatatcttaagggcaaaaattatggctcctaattctagatcatgagtcgtataattttcttcgtgctttttcaattgtctagaagcatacgcaattaccttcttgcgttgcattaacacacatccatagcctaattttgaagcatcacaatatacttcaaaatcttatgttccttctggtaaagctaagattggtgcattcgtcaatctatgTTTTAAAATCtcaaaggcttcttcttgtctaggtccccattcaaacttagcagctttacaggttaacttagttaatggtacggctatcttagaaaaatctttgataaatcgtctatagtatccagctaagcctagaaaacttcttatctccattgctgtttgtgggacttcccattttgtaattgcttctatcttagcaggatctacatggataccttcatgatttaccacatgacctaagaattgtacttcttgtagccaaaattcacacttcgagaatttggcataaagcctttcttttcttaacaaagttaagagtgcatgcaagttttcacaatgttctttttggcttttggagtaaataagtatatcgtcgatgaaaacgatcacaaatttatccaagtatggtttacagattcgattcat
Coding sequences:
- the LOC110931909 gene encoding uncharacterized protein LOC110931909: MEITGKQSIGGPSTKLGFDKSKVTCFRCKQKGHFKRECKNSEVDETEKPFNDDYYRKAIYHHSKEEPKMIENNPKEKSRACAVIHDDEGMEIMQEEYENAVRNKRWDKKRECYVNRDGEPVVHRRDIVHDDVLLVIPRSGEYYSNVEKDKTYVKRLDKIIGDAMTSSLRKRDEERMKKNVDEMVNDLKKVAEEVKVEVVKVEDVKIEEEDKVIKEVVEEKAATEEHDAGDEKKKDDDQTQTDAEENTEVLITESLY